The DNA sequence GGAGCAGGGGGGCCAAGAAATCCTCAGCCTGGGCCACGCCCTGCGCCAGGATATTCGAGAGCTGCACATCGGCTTTCTGAATATGATGCCCGACGCCGCTTTAGAGGCTACCGAACGGCAGTTTTTGCGCCTGGTGGGCAGCTCTAACCAAATTGCCCAATTTTTTGTTTACCCCTTCTCAATCCCCGGCTTGCCCCGCAGCGCCAAAACCCGGGCCTACATTGACCAATTTTATGTTCCCTTTGAGCAACTGCAACACGACGGCCTGGACGCGCTCATTATTACCGGGGCCAACGTGGCCAATCCCACCCTGCACCACGAGCCGTTTTGGCAACCGCTGCAAGAAATTATTAATTGGGCCACCCAAAATGTCACCTCGGTGCTGTGCTCTTGCCTGGCCACCCACGCCCTGGTGCAGGCCCTCCACAGCGTTGAACGGCGCCCCCTGCCCAAAAAACGCTGGGGAGTTTACACCCACCGGATCACCCAACCCGATCACCCCCTACTGCGCGATATTAATACCCGTTTTGACGTGCCCCACTCGCGCCATAACGACGTAAGCCGCGCCCAATTGGAAGCGGCCGGCTTTACCATCCTGGTTTACAGCGAAGAAGGCGGCGTGCACATGGCCGTCAGCGCCGACCAATTCCGCATTGTTTATCTCCAGGGCCATCCCGAATATGATCGCATCAGCCTGCTCAAGGAATACAAACGCGAAGTATTGCGGTTTCTGCACGGCGAGCGAGAGGATTATCCCCCCCATCCAGACCACTATTTTTCACCAGCGGCGGCCCTGATTGTTGACGAATACCAAAAAATTGTGGAAACGGGCCTGCGCCAGGGCACGCCTATCCCCCCCTTCCCGGAAAAACAAATTGAACCCCACCTGGATAATACCTGGCGCGATACCGGCAAAGCCATCTTCAACAATTGGTTGGGCCTGGTTTACCAGTTGACCAACGTTGACCGCAAAGTCCCCTTTGTGCCGGGCATTGATCCTGACGACCCGCTGGGCTTGAATAAATGATTCCGCTTGAACCTGGTCTATGCTGCTGAGTTCCCCCAAAAGGGAACAAAAATATAAAATCAAGGAGAGTAAAAATGAAACCAGAAACAATGGCTATCCACGCCGGCTATGAAACCGACCCCACCACCAAAGCGGTGGCCGTGCCCATTTACCAAACCGTAGCCTATGAATTTGATAACGCCCGGCATGGCGCCGACCTGTTCAACCTGGCCGTGCCGGGCAATATCTACACCCGCCTTATGAACCCCACCACCGACGTTTTGGAAAAACGAGTGGCCGCGCTGGAAGGCGGGATCGCGGGCCTGGCTCTCAGCGCGGGCAGCGCGGCGGTTAATTATTCTATCCTGACCATTGCCGAACAAGGCAACAACATTGTGTCCGTTCCCCTGCTGTATGGCGGCACGTACACCCTCTTTGCCCACATGTTACCCCGGCAAGGTATTGAAGTGCGTTTGGGCAAAGACGATAAACCGGCCAGCCTGGAAGCCCTGCTTGACGACAAAACAAGCGCGGTTTATTGCGAAACCATCGGCAACCCGGCCGGCAATATTGTTGACATCGAGGCCATTGCCGCCATGGCCCACAAACACGGCGTGCCCGTGATTGCGGACAATACCGTGGCCACCCCCATGCTCATCAAACCCATTGACTACGGCGTGGATATTGTGGTTCATTCCCTCACCAAGTACATGGGCGGGCACGGCAACTCGTTGGGAGGGGTCATTGTTGATTCCGGCCGGTTCCCCTGGAACAAATACCCCGAACGTTTTCCGATGCTGAATACCCCCGAACCCTCTTATCACGGGGTTGTTTACACCGAAACAATGGGCGCGGCGGCCTACATTGCCCGCGCCCGCACGGTTCCCCTGCGCAACACCGGGTCGGCCATCAGCCCGCTGAATGCATTTTTGATTTTACAGGGCCTGGAAACCCTGGCCCTGCGCATGGAGCGGCATACGGCTAACGCCCTGGCCGTGGCCCACTATCTCCGCCAACATCCCGCCGTGGCCTGGGTGAATTTTGCCGGGCTGCCGGATTCGCCTTATTACGCCTTAGCCCAAAAATACACCAACGGCAAACCATCGGCGCTGCTGACATTTGGGATAAAGGGTGGTTTTGAGGCGGGGGTACGTTTTTACGATGCGCTCAAATTATTCAAACGCCTGGTCAATATTGGCGACGTCAGGTCGCTGGCCGCTCACCCGGCTTCCACCACCCATCGCCAACTATCGGCTGAAGAGTTGGCCCTGGCCGGAGTCACGCCGGATATGATTCGCCTGTGCATTGGCATTGAGCACCTTGACGACATCATCGCCGACCTTGACCAAGCGCTGGCAGCGTCAAGTCAATGAAACTTTATTCTTGCAACGTGCGGATGTAAGCCACAATACTGTACAGGTTTTGCTCGGTGAGGGCCGGGTTGCCGCCCCTGGGCGGCATGA is a window from the Anaerolineae bacterium genome containing:
- a CDS encoding homoserine O-succinyltransferase; protein product: MPLVAHIPLPTFDRLEQGGQEILSLGHALRQDIRELHIGFLNMMPDAALEATERQFLRLVGSSNQIAQFFVYPFSIPGLPRSAKTRAYIDQFYVPFEQLQHDGLDALIITGANVANPTLHHEPFWQPLQEIINWATQNVTSVLCSCLATHALVQALHSVERRPLPKKRWGVYTHRITQPDHPLLRDINTRFDVPHSRHNDVSRAQLEAAGFTILVYSEEGGVHMAVSADQFRIVYLQGHPEYDRISLLKEYKREVLRFLHGEREDYPPHPDHYFSPAAALIVDEYQKIVETGLRQGTPIPPFPEKQIEPHLDNTWRDTGKAIFNNWLGLVYQLTNVDRKVPFVPGIDPDDPLGLNK
- a CDS encoding aminotransferase class V-fold PLP-dependent enzyme, which produces MKPETMAIHAGYETDPTTKAVAVPIYQTVAYEFDNARHGADLFNLAVPGNIYTRLMNPTTDVLEKRVAALEGGIAGLALSAGSAAVNYSILTIAEQGNNIVSVPLLYGGTYTLFAHMLPRQGIEVRLGKDDKPASLEALLDDKTSAVYCETIGNPAGNIVDIEAIAAMAHKHGVPVIADNTVATPMLIKPIDYGVDIVVHSLTKYMGGHGNSLGGVIVDSGRFPWNKYPERFPMLNTPEPSYHGVVYTETMGAAAYIARARTVPLRNTGSAISPLNAFLILQGLETLALRMERHTANALAVAHYLRQHPAVAWVNFAGLPDSPYYALAQKYTNGKPSALLTFGIKGGFEAGVRFYDALKLFKRLVNIGDVRSLAAHPASTTHRQLSAEELALAGVTPDMIRLCIGIEHLDDIIADLDQALAASSQ